The following DNA comes from Microbacterium terregens.
CAGAGATCGACCCGGGCGTGCAGCTCTATGTCGGGCTCGAGGCGATCGGTCAAGCGGACGCCAAGGGGATGCGGACGGTCATGACGACGCTCAACGGGCAGCTGCGGCCCGTGTACGTCCGTGATCGCAGCATCAGCGTCGAGACCCGCCAGGTGGAGAAGGCCGACACGTCCAAACCCGGCCAGGTGGCGGCCCCCTTCTCCGGTGTCGTGACCCTGAAAACGGCGGTCGGTGACACCGTCACCGCCGGTCAGCCGGTCGCGTCGATCGAGGCGATGAAAATGGAAGCCGCGATCACCTCGCCCATCGACGGCGTCGTGGAACGGCTCGCGATCGGCGAAACCCAGCAGGTCGATGCCGGGGACCTTTTGGTCGTCATCCGTCCCGCGCAGTAGCCTGGAGGGTGCGAGATTTCCCCGCGCACCTTTTTTCAGCCTCTTGGAGTACTGCAGTGACGCCCGATCGCACCGACCAGACGCATTCCGACGACCCTGATCCGGAGCAGCACGGCGTGCTCTCTGACGCGGGGAACCTGGACACGTCGGGGTTCGGCATCCTGGGCGGGCAGACCGAACAGGTGAGCGTTCAGCTGCCTTCCGCATCGGACGACGACCTGGTCGATGACGACGGCGTGGTGGACGACGAGCTGGAGTACGAGATCACCCAGGATGCGACGGACTTCGAAGAGGAGAACGTCGAGACCGGCGAACTCGAAGAGCTGACCGAGTCGGCGTACTCCGAGGCCTCGCGTGACGAGAGCGGCAATATCGAGGATGCCGTCATCGAGGAGACCGTCATCGAACACCCCCCGGCCTCGGGGGACACCGCGTCGAGCGCCGAGGACTCCTCGCCGGCAGGCGGTGCTCCGCTTCGCGGGGGGATGTCGATCACCGGCCCCACGCCGGCGACGCGGTCCGGTGTCGCCGCCGACCCGATTCCGCTGCCGGAGACGGCTCCGGCGTTCAGCCCGGCAGCCGCGGCGGTCCAGCCGAACGGCGCCAGCTCGACTCCGACGTCGACGGGGTCGGTTCCGGCCACGCGGCGCGAGGCACAGCATCCCGAGATCGAAGAGCGCCCGCAGCGTGCGCACGCCGTCGAGCGGGTCATCCCGCGCGCGGACGTGACCATGACCTCCAAGCGGTTCGGCGAGTTCGAGGCGGGCCGCGAGAGCGCCGACCTGTTGACCGCGGATCGTCTGCTGGACCCGCATCAGGTCGTCCGCCCCGAGCCGGAGGGTGCCTGGCAGCACTTCGTGTACTCGATCACCCGGCACCGCATCAACCTCGGTGACGGCAAGCGCGCCCGTGCCCGCAAGGAGCTGGACCGCCGCATCGCCGCGCCGCTCACCGGTGGCGCCCGCTTCGTTCCGGTGCTGTCGCGAAAGGGTGGTGTCGGCAAGACCACCGTCACGACACTCCTCGGCATGGCGCTGGCCGATGCCCGCGACGATCGGATCATCGCGGTGGACGCGAACCCCGACCGGGGGACCCTCGCCGAGCGCATCTCCCGCACGAGTGGCAAGACGGTGCGCGACCTGGTGAAGGTGCGTGCCGAGGTGACCGGCTACAACGACATCTCGAATATCGTCGCGCGCGACGAGACACGGCTGGACGTGTTGGCATCGGATGCCGACCCGCGCGTGTCCGAGGCGCTGAACGATCGCGATTACCACGATGTCGCGAGCATCGCCGCACACTACTACTCGATCATCCTGACCGACACCGGCACCGGGATCGTCCACTCGGTGATGGGGGCCACGCTCGACCTGGCCGACCAGGTCGTGGTCGTTGCCGGCCTCACCGTCGACGAGGCGCGTCTGGCTTCCGAGACCCTGACCTGGCTCGAGACCAACGGATACGCGGAGCAGGTTCGCGACGCCATCGTCGTCCTGAACACGGCCCGGCCCGGTGCGCCGCTCGTGCAGATCGATGAGCTCGAGGGCCATTTCCGAACTCGCGTGCGCTCCGTCGTGCGCGTGCCCTACGACCCGCACATCGCTGCGGGCAGTGCGATCTCGTTCCGCGAGCTGCAGCCGGCGACCCGCCTCGCGGCGCGGGACCTCGCCGCCGCCGTCGTCGAGGGTCTGCGCGCTCTCACTCCGGCAGCGTAGGGCCGCCGGTGTCTGTCCGTCCCATCCGCATCTTCGGCGACCCCGTCCTGCGGGCGCCGAGCGCGCCCATCGAGAAGATCGACGACGGCGTACGTGCTCTCGTCAAGGATCTCGTCGACACGGTGGAGCTGCCCGGCCGCGCCGGAGTCGCTGCGCCGCAGATCGGCGTCGGCCTGCGTGCATTCAGCTACAACATCGACGGGGACATCGGGTACATCCTCAACCCGGTGCTGGTCGAGGTGTCCGGTGAGCCCGAACTGGTCGGAGAAGGGTGTCTCTCCGTCCCGGGGCTGTGGCACGACGCCCTGCGTCATCCTCGCGCGACCGTGACCGGCATCGATCTGGACGGCAACGAAGTCAGGCTCGAGGGCGAGGGCCTGCTCGCACAGGCGCTGCAGCACGAAACCGACCACCTCGACGGCAAGCTCTTTCTGGACCGGCTGCCCTCGGAGACACGGCGCATCGCGATGCGCGAGATCCGCGAGAGCGACTGGTTTTGACACGAGCGGACTCAATGCTCCGAAGCAGCGTTGAGTCCGCTCCGTGGCAAGATCGAGTAGCGAGCGCCAGCGAGCGTATCCAGGTCTGACCGGCGGATTCGTCGGAGTCGTCGGTTCCGCATCCGACCGCGTTCGAACGAAAGGCCCGGGTCGCCCCGGGCCTTTCGTCTCTGTCAGCTCAGCTGAGCGCGACGTTCGAGGTGGTCACCGGCACGGCGTACAGCGCGGTGATCTCGTCCGCGAAGTCCTCCATGATGATGTTGCGCTTGATGCTCATCTTCGGGGTCAAGTGCCCACTGGCCTCGGTCCATTCGTCGGAGAGGATGGTGAACTTCCGGATCGACTCCGCACGCGACACGTTCGCGTTCGCCGCGTCGATAGCGCTCTGGACCTCGGCGCGCACGGCGCCGTTGCTGGCGGCATCCTTCAATGACATGTCCCGCGGCAGGTTGTTGTTGCCCAACCACGTCGGCAGCATCTCGCCGTCGAGGGTCACCAGCGCGGAGATGAACGGCTTCTGATCGCCGACCACGACGACCTGACCGACGATCGGGTTGGCGCGGATGGGATCTTCGAGCGCGGCGGGCGCGACGTTCTTACCGCCCGCCGTCACGATGATCTCTTTCTTGCGACCCGTGATCGTCAGGAAGCCTTCCGAGTCGAACGAGCCCAGGTCGCCGGTCTTGAACCAGTCTCCGTCGAACGATTCGGCCGTTGCCTCCGGGTTGCGCCAGTACTCCTTGAATACGTTGACGCCACGAACCTGGATCTCGCCGTCATCGTCCAGGCGAACGCCTACGCCCGGCAGCGCGGGGCCCACCGTGCCGATCTTGGACTTCGTGGCGAGGTTCACCGTTGCCGGCGCCGTCGTCTCGGTCAGGCCGTAGCCCTCGAGGATCACGACGCCGAGGCTGTGGAAGAAGTGGCCCAGACGGGGTCCGAGCGGTGCGGATCCGGAAACGGCGTAGACGACGTTGCCGCCCATCGCGGCGCGCAGCTTGCTGTAGACGAGCCGGTCGAACAGGGCGAACTTGATCTTCATCCCGAACGGGATCTTCTTGCCGTCCTGCAGCAGCGTGGAATGCTCGACCGCGGTGTGTGCCGCGGCGCGGAAGATCTTGCCCTTGCCGCCGGCCTCAGCCTTCTGCTCGGCGGAGTTGTACACCTTCTCGAAGACGCGAGGCACCGCGAGCAGGAACGTCGGCTTGAACGACCCGAGCGCGGGAAGCAACTGCTTCGTGTCGGGCTGGTGACCGGTCTTGACGCCCGCGTGGATGTCGAGGATCGAGATGAACCGCGCGAAGATGTGCGCCGTCGTGATGAACAGGAGCGTCGATGCCCCAGGCGTCTCGACGACCTCGCTCAGCGCCTTCGATGAGTTGCGGATCAGCTCGACGAAGTTGCTGTGTGTGAGCACGCACCCCTTCGGTCGGCCGGTCGAGCCCGAGGTGTAGATGAGCGTGGCGATGTCCGCGCCGTTGGCGATGTTCCGGCGGCGTTCGATCTCTTCGTCAGGGACGGAGGCGCCCTGTTCGACCAGCTTGTCGAGGTCGCCACGGTGCATCTCCCACACCGAGCGCACAAGTGGGACGTCAGCCCGGATCTCATCGAGGCGGGCCGAGTGGTCTGCCGACTCGATGATGCACGCGACGGCGCCGGAGTCGGTGAGGTTCCATGCGATCTGCGCGGGCGAGCTCGTCTCGTAGATCGGCACCATCACCGCACCCGCGAAGAAGAGCGCGAAGTCGACCAGCGTCCAGTCATATGTCGTCCGGGCGATGAACCCGACCTTGTCTCCGGGCTCGACCCCCGCCGCGGCGAAGCCTTTCGCCAGGGCGATGACCTGGCGGTGGAACTCCGCGGCCGTGATGTCACGCCATCCCTCGCCGTCCGGGACGGCGAACAAGGCCAATTGCGGCGTCGCCTTCACTCGGGCGACCAGGAGGTCGGTGATGTTCGCCTGCGGGTCAGCTGGGACGATCGCAGGTACTTCGAATTCAACCACGGCAACTCCTTCGGTACCGGTTACGTTCTCGGGTGGATCCCTTTCCGAGTCTATCCGAGCGGCGCCTCCCACGACGTGGAGCGGGAACCCATCGCGCGCCACTTCCGACGCGCGCCTCTCGATGGGGTTCCACCCCAAACCCCCGGCTCGCTGACGCGCGCTACTCGATGGGGTTCCACCCCAAACCCCCGGCTCGCTGACGCGCGCTACTCGATGGGGTTCCACCCCAAACCCCCGGCTCGCTGACGCGCGCCACTAGACTGCAAGGCGCCGCCGCCGCAGCGCCGGCGGAGAGGGAGTGCAGTGCTCAAAGTCGGGATCGACATCGGCGGGACGAAGATCGCCGGGGGAGTCGTCGACGCGGCGGGTCGCATCGTCGAAAAGCTCCGCGTCGACACGCCGGTCGACACCGGGGCCCTGGCTGATGCCGTGATCGACATGGCACGTCACCTCGGTGCATCCCACGACGTCTCGGCCGTGGGTGTCGCGGCGGCCGGTTTCGTGGACCGCGACCGCGCGTCCGTCATCCACGCGCCCAACATCGCGTGGCGCAATGAGCCGCTGAAGGCGATCCTCGAGGCCCGCATCGACGTCCCGGTCACGATCGAGAACGACGCGAACGCCGCAGGCTGGGCGGAGTTCCGCTTCGGCGCGGGCCGAGACGTCGACAACATGGTCATGCTCACGATGGGCACCGGCGTCGGTGGCGCTGTCGTCCTCGACGGCGCGCTCTTCCGCGGGGGTCATGGGATCGCCGCGGAACTCGGGCACACTCGGTTCACTCGCGATGGGCTCCTCTGCGGCTGCGGACAGCATGGATGCCTCGAGCAGTATGCGTCCGGACGCGCACTGCAGCGCGAAGCGAACGCGATCGCGGATGCCGGCGGCATCGGCGCCGCCCTGGCGGAAGTACGCGCGGACAAGGGCACACTGGGTGGCCCCGCGATCTCACGTCTCGTATTGACCGGGGATGCCGGCGCGGTCGAGGCACTGCGCCGGGTCGCGACGGCACTGGGGGAGGCGTGCGGCGGGTTCCAGGCCGTGCTCGACCCCGAGCTCTTCGTGATCGGCGGGGGAGTCGCCCAGTTGGGCGACGAGCTCCTGGCACCGGTGCGGATCGCGTACGAGACGTCGCTCCCGGGCTATGGAGATCGCCCGGTGGCGGCGTTCGCCATCGCAGAGCTCGGCAACGACGCGGGACTGATCGGTGCCGCCGACCTCGCGATCGCCGATCCGATTGCGAGCGCGTAGCGCGATGTTCTATTGGCTGATGAAGTACGTCGTGATCGGACCGCTGGTCAAAGCGATCTTCCGTCCCTGGATCGTCGGCCGCAGGAACGTACCCGTCGAGGGAGCCGCGATTCTGGCGAGCAACCACCTCTCGGTGTCGGACTCGATCTTCCTGCCCCTGATGATCGATCGGCCCATGTCATTCCTCGCCAAGAGCGACTACTTCACCGGTAAGGGCCTCAAAGGCTGGGCGACCCGGATGTTCATGAAGGCCACCGGTCAGATTCCCATCGATCGTTCCGGCGGCAGAGCCTCCGAAGCATCGCTGAACACCGGGCTGTCGGTCCTGGGCCGGGGCGACCTGCTCGGGATCTACCCCGAGGGCACGAGAAGCCCCGACGGGCGTCTATACCGCGGACGCACCGGCATCGCGCGCATGGCGCTGGAGGCGCACGTGCCGGTCATCCCGGTCGTCATGGTCGACACAGACGCGATCATGCCCATCGGCCGCAGCATCCCGCGGGTGGGGCGGGTGGGTGTCGTGATCGGTGAGCCACTGGATTTCTCGCGTTTTGCCGGAATGGAGGGTGACCGGTACATCCTGCGCTCCGTGACCGACGAGATCATGGTGGCGCTGCAGCGCCTCGGCGAGCAGACCTATGACGACGTGTACGCCTCCACGGTGAAGGACCGCAAGCCGACGTCGCCGTAGTGTCATCGCACGTCGTAGCGCGTTGCCGAGCGTCGTAGCGCACTCCCTCCGGAACCGGTAACGTGCCCATCGTTATCGATCGGCGGCCCTGTCGTGCTGCACGGGGGCTGTCGCTCGGCTGCCCGGTCGAGCGACGAGGCATGGCGGGCTGCTCACGACGGGGGACGGCCACATGCGAAATTGGCGACGCTTGATATTCGCGGCCACGGTGGTGACCATCATGTTCACGAGCGCGGCGTGCACGTTTGCTGGTGCCGGTGAATCGTCGCCGACGGCCGACCCGACGGAGGTGGCGTTGATGCTCGACCCGGCAGCCGAGGCGGCAGATCTGGTGAGTGCGATCCTGGTGCAGCCGATCAACACCGCCCAGGTCGTGCGCGGCAGCGACGACATGGACCATGTCGAGTACAGCCTCCTCGTCGTGAACATGTTCAGTGATCCGGTGACGTTGACGAAAGTCACGGTCCTCGATGCCGCCGGCGATGAGCTCATGCAGGTGGAGGGGGAGACGCTCGCCGCCGCCACCCAGTCGCTCTACTCCCACGCCCCCTCGCCGGTCGTCGCGGCATCCGCGGCCGTTGCGGTGGAGGTGGACCTGGTGCTGCCGCCAGGGGAGGTGCCGGCGCGGGTGTCGAATCGGATCGAGTACACGCTGCCGGACGTGGCCGGCGCGGTGATCATCGATGACCGTGTCGTGCACGGACCGGAGATCGCGGTCGACCCCAGCGAAGCGATCGTGATCCAACCCCCGCTCGCGGGCGACGGCTGGCTCGCGACGTCCGCGTGCTGCACGCCCAACGTGCACCGCGACCTCCGACTGTCCGCTGACGGGCTGCGCATCGCGACTGCGGAGACGTTCGCCGCCGACTGGGCGATGGTGAAGGGGGACCGCGTCTACGACGGGACCGGGAGCACGAATGAGGCGTTCTACGGCTTCGGGGCGGATGTGCTCGCCGTCGCCGACGGCACCGTCGTCGCCGTCCAGGACGGCGTCGAGGAGTCGACGCCGTTCGCTTCCGTGCCCCCCGAGTCCAAGGCCGGCTTCGGTGGCAACCAGGTGGTCCTCGAGATCGCCCCGGACGTCTATGCGGCATACGGGCACCTGCAGCCGGGCAGTCTCGCCGTGAAGGTCGGCGACAGCGTGAAGGCCGGGGATACTCTCGCACGGCTCGGGAACACCGGCCCCTCCCAGGGACCGCACCTGCACTTCGGCCTGCTCGACAAGCCGGATCTGTTCGTCGGCAAGAGCCTGCCGTTCGTCCTCGAGGCGTTCGAGATCGTGGGCACGGTCGACTTCGCAGCATCGGCCGGCGATGAGCTCGCGATCGAGTCCGATTCGCGGGAGCTGCGTGAGGCCTACCCCCTCTATGGCACGATCGCGAATTTCCCCTGATCGCAGGTGGCGCGGACGCCGACCGTCGCCCCGTGCCATCGGCGGGCCGGCGGGCACGAGCACGCCCGACGGCGGCGGCCGCGTCGTTCGCGCCCCGATAGACTGGTCCGATGCTTCAACAGCTCGACGCCCTCGACCACTGGCGCACCCTCCCGATCAAGCAGCAGCCGACGTGGTACGACGCGGATGCTGTTGCAGCGGTCTCGGCTGAGATCGCGACGCTGCCGCCGCTCGTCTTCGCCGGCGAGGTCGACAACCTCCGCGACCAGCTGGCGCGGGCGGCATCCGGTCGGGCATTCCTGCTGCAGGGTGGCGATTGCGCGGAGACGTTCGCCGGTGCGACGGCCGAGCAGATCCGCAACCGCATCAAGACGGTGCTGCAGATGGCGGTCGTGCTGACGTACGGCGCCTCGATGCCGATCGTGAAGATGGGGCGGATGGCCGGTCAGTTCGCCAAGCCCCGCTCCAGCGACACCGAGACACGCGGCGATGTCACGCTGCCTGCCTACCGCGGCGACATCGTCAACGGCTTCGACTTCACCGAGGGCTCCCGCCGTGCCGACCCCGCGCGACTGCTGAAGGGCTACCACACCGCCGCGTCGACGCTGAACCTCATCCGCGCCTTCACCCAGGGTGGATTCGCAGACCTGCGCGAGGTGCACAGTTGGAACAAGGGCTTCGCCGAGAACCCCGCCAACCAGCGGTACGAAGGCCTTGCGCACGAGATCGACCGCGCGATCAAGTTCATGGAGGCCGCCGGCGCGAACTTCGACGAGCTGCGCCGTGTCGAGTTCTACACGGGCCACGAAGGCCTGCTGATGGACTACGAGCGTCCGATGACGCGCATCG
Coding sequences within:
- a CDS encoding lysophospholipid acyltransferase family protein — translated: MFYWLMKYVVIGPLVKAIFRPWIVGRRNVPVEGAAILASNHLSVSDSIFLPLMIDRPMSFLAKSDYFTGKGLKGWATRMFMKATGQIPIDRSGGRASEASLNTGLSVLGRGDLLGIYPEGTRSPDGRLYRGRTGIARMALEAHVPVIPVVMVDTDAIMPIGRSIPRVGRVGVVIGEPLDFSRFAGMEGDRYILRSVTDEIMVALQRLGEQTYDDVYASTVKDRKPTSP
- a CDS encoding long-chain fatty acid--CoA ligase, with translation MVEFEVPAIVPADPQANITDLLVARVKATPQLALFAVPDGEGWRDITAAEFHRQVIALAKGFAAAGVEPGDKVGFIARTTYDWTLVDFALFFAGAVMVPIYETSSPAQIAWNLTDSGAVACIIESADHSARLDEIRADVPLVRSVWEMHRGDLDKLVEQGASVPDEEIERRRNIANGADIATLIYTSGSTGRPKGCVLTHSNFVELIRNSSKALSEVVETPGASTLLFITTAHIFARFISILDIHAGVKTGHQPDTKQLLPALGSFKPTFLLAVPRVFEKVYNSAEQKAEAGGKGKIFRAAAHTAVEHSTLLQDGKKIPFGMKIKFALFDRLVYSKLRAAMGGNVVYAVSGSAPLGPRLGHFFHSLGVVILEGYGLTETTAPATVNLATKSKIGTVGPALPGVGVRLDDDGEIQVRGVNVFKEYWRNPEATAESFDGDWFKTGDLGSFDSEGFLTITGRKKEIIVTAGGKNVAPAALEDPIRANPIVGQVVVVGDQKPFISALVTLDGEMLPTWLGNNNLPRDMSLKDAASNGAVRAEVQSAIDAANANVSRAESIRKFTILSDEWTEASGHLTPKMSIKRNIIMEDFADEITALYAVPVTTSNVALS
- a CDS encoding MinD/ParA family protein, which gives rise to MTPDRTDQTHSDDPDPEQHGVLSDAGNLDTSGFGILGGQTEQVSVQLPSASDDDLVDDDGVVDDELEYEITQDATDFEEENVETGELEELTESAYSEASRDESGNIEDAVIEETVIEHPPASGDTASSAEDSSPAGGAPLRGGMSITGPTPATRSGVAADPIPLPETAPAFSPAAAAVQPNGASSTPTSTGSVPATRREAQHPEIEERPQRAHAVERVIPRADVTMTSKRFGEFEAGRESADLLTADRLLDPHQVVRPEPEGAWQHFVYSITRHRINLGDGKRARARKELDRRIAAPLTGGARFVPVLSRKGGVGKTTVTTLLGMALADARDDRIIAVDANPDRGTLAERISRTSGKTVRDLVKVRAEVTGYNDISNIVARDETRLDVLASDADPRVSEALNDRDYHDVASIAAHYYSIILTDTGTGIVHSVMGATLDLADQVVVVAGLTVDEARLASETLTWLETNGYAEQVRDAIVVLNTARPGAPLVQIDELEGHFRTRVRSVVRVPYDPHIAAGSAISFRELQPATRLAARDLAAAVVEGLRALTPAA
- a CDS encoding M23 family metallopeptidase — its product is MLDPAAEAADLVSAILVQPINTAQVVRGSDDMDHVEYSLLVVNMFSDPVTLTKVTVLDAAGDELMQVEGETLAAATQSLYSHAPSPVVAASAAVAVEVDLVLPPGEVPARVSNRIEYTLPDVAGAVIIDDRVVHGPEIAVDPSEAIVIQPPLAGDGWLATSACCTPNVHRDLRLSADGLRIATAETFAADWAMVKGDRVYDGTGSTNEAFYGFGADVLAVADGTVVAVQDGVEESTPFASVPPESKAGFGGNQVVLEIAPDVYAAYGHLQPGSLAVKVGDSVKAGDTLARLGNTGPSQGPHLHFGLLDKPDLFVGKSLPFVLEAFEIVGTVDFAASAGDELAIESDSRELREAYPLYGTIANFP
- the def gene encoding peptide deformylase encodes the protein MSVRPIRIFGDPVLRAPSAPIEKIDDGVRALVKDLVDTVELPGRAGVAAPQIGVGLRAFSYNIDGDIGYILNPVLVEVSGEPELVGEGCLSVPGLWHDALRHPRATVTGIDLDGNEVRLEGEGLLAQALQHETDHLDGKLFLDRLPSETRRIAMREIRESDWF
- a CDS encoding ROK family protein, with translation MLKVGIDIGGTKIAGGVVDAAGRIVEKLRVDTPVDTGALADAVIDMARHLGASHDVSAVGVAAAGFVDRDRASVIHAPNIAWRNEPLKAILEARIDVPVTIENDANAAGWAEFRFGAGRDVDNMVMLTMGTGVGGAVVLDGALFRGGHGIAAELGHTRFTRDGLLCGCGQHGCLEQYASGRALQREANAIADAGGIGAALAEVRADKGTLGGPAISRLVLTGDAGAVEALRRVATALGEACGGFQAVLDPELFVIGGGVAQLGDELLAPVRIAYETSLPGYGDRPVAAFAIAELGNDAGLIGAADLAIADPIASA
- a CDS encoding class II 3-deoxy-7-phosphoheptulonate synthase, giving the protein MLQQLDALDHWRTLPIKQQPTWYDADAVAAVSAEIATLPPLVFAGEVDNLRDQLARAASGRAFLLQGGDCAETFAGATAEQIRNRIKTVLQMAVVLTYGASMPIVKMGRMAGQFAKPRSSDTETRGDVTLPAYRGDIVNGFDFTEGSRRADPARLLKGYHTAASTLNLIRAFTQGGFADLREVHSWNKGFAENPANQRYEGLAHEIDRAIKFMEAAGANFDELRRVEFYTGHEGLLMDYERPMTRIDSRTGTPYNTSAHFLWIGERTRDLDGAHVDYFSKIRNPIGVKLGPSTTPSTVLDLIDKLDPEREPGRLTFITRMGSGKVRDALPPLLEAVRDSGAVPLWVTDPMHGNGITTPTGYKTRRFDDVVDEVRGFFDAHRAVGTHPGGIHVELTGDDVTECLGGSEMIDEATLATRYESLCDPRLNHMQSLELAFLVAEELDKR